In Pseudomonas fluorescens, the following are encoded in one genomic region:
- a CDS encoding DMT family transporter, producing the protein MSTLHWAGLMGLAMIAGAVVPFQSAINVNLGRGLGHPLWATLASLLVSVIVLLPIIVAMRLPLPSLAFISKAPLWMWAGGAFGVIFISLALVLLPKLGAAGFMALALAGQVVASLLLDHYGWFGLVERQVTLPKVFGVALLMAGVVLIQFFDAPAKGLATAG; encoded by the coding sequence ATGAGTACGTTGCATTGGGCCGGTCTGATGGGGCTGGCGATGATCGCCGGGGCAGTGGTGCCGTTTCAGAGTGCGATCAACGTCAACCTCGGGCGCGGGTTGGGTCATCCGTTGTGGGCGACGCTCGCCTCGTTGCTGGTGAGCGTTATCGTGCTATTGCCGATCATCGTTGCGATGCGTTTGCCGTTGCCGTCACTGGCATTCATCAGCAAGGCGCCGCTTTGGATGTGGGCCGGTGGCGCTTTTGGGGTGATCTTTATTTCCCTGGCATTGGTGCTGCTGCCCAAGCTGGGTGCCGCGGGGTTCATGGCATTGGCGCTGGCGGGGCAAGTGGTGGCGTCGTTATTGCTGGATCACTACGGCTGGTTTGGGTTGGTGGAGCGACAGGTCACCTTGCCCAAGGTGTTTGGGGTGGCGCTGTTGATGGCGGGGGTGGTGTTGATTCAGTTTTTTGATGCACCGGCCAAGGGGTTGGCGACGGCGGGTTGA
- a CDS encoding LysR family transcriptional regulator: MQQMNDLRRIDLNLLVMLDALLSEQHVTRAAERLHLSQPAVSHALARLRDLLGDPLLVRAGAGLVPTPRALELVAPLAEALAQVQALLAPNAFDPATTRRTFRLAMSDYGAAIVLPGLIRTLRREAPGIDLQISHGSRESMLEGVLNGDIDVAAGVFPEMPNELRSTPLFEEHYACLVDRKTLPADGVLDLPTYLDRPHVLLEMRGSGTPEIERALTAMRERRRVAISLPHWRVAPEFISGTDLILTVASRGLRDIDESSLVVVPPPFHIPSFTFVLSWHKRRGGDQALNWLNRRIGEGIER; this comes from the coding sequence ATGCAGCAGATGAATGATCTTCGACGTATCGACCTCAACTTGCTGGTGATGCTCGACGCCTTGCTCAGCGAGCAACACGTGACCCGGGCGGCCGAGCGTCTGCACTTGAGCCAGCCAGCGGTCAGTCATGCGCTGGCGCGATTGCGTGACCTGCTCGGCGATCCGCTGCTGGTGCGCGCTGGTGCCGGCCTTGTACCAACTCCGCGAGCGCTGGAACTGGTGGCGCCGCTGGCCGAAGCCCTGGCCCAGGTGCAAGCGCTGCTGGCGCCGAACGCCTTCGATCCCGCGACCACCCGGCGCACCTTCCGCCTGGCGATGTCCGACTACGGCGCCGCCATTGTCTTGCCGGGACTGATCCGGACGTTGCGCCGCGAAGCGCCGGGCATTGACCTGCAAATCAGTCATGGCAGCCGTGAAAGCATGCTCGAAGGGGTGCTCAACGGTGACATTGATGTCGCCGCCGGTGTGTTCCCGGAAATGCCCAACGAATTGCGCAGCACGCCGCTGTTCGAAGAGCACTATGCCTGCCTGGTGGACCGCAAAACCCTGCCCGCCGATGGTGTGCTCGACCTGCCCACTTATCTGGATCGCCCTCACGTCCTGCTGGAGATGCGCGGCAGCGGCACCCCGGAGATCGAGCGCGCGCTTACTGCCATGCGCGAACGCCGGCGTGTCGCCATCAGCCTGCCGCACTGGCGCGTGGCCCCGGAATTCATCAGCGGCACCGACCTGATCCTCACCGTTGCGTCGCGCGGCTTACGCGATATCGATGAGTCCTCATTGGTTGTCGTGCCACCGCCGTTTCACATTCCGTCGTTCACCTTTGTGTTGTCGTGGCATAAACGGCGGGGTGGGGATCAGGCGTTGAACTGGTTGAATCGCAGGATTGGGGAGGGGATCGAACGCTAG
- a CDS encoding type II toxin-antitoxin system RelE/ParE family toxin — MRVEWLRTALKNLDDEAAYIAIENPEAAADFVQAILASVDHLARFPATGREGRLPGTREWVMPDRPYLIPYRVRQGRLQVLRIFHTRRLPPSNW; from the coding sequence ATGCGCGTTGAGTGGTTGCGTACGGCGTTAAAGAATCTGGATGACGAAGCCGCGTACATCGCCATCGAAAATCCAGAAGCTGCAGCAGATTTTGTCCAGGCGATTCTCGCCAGTGTTGATCACCTTGCCCGATTTCCAGCGACGGGTCGTGAAGGACGCTTACCCGGTACCCGGGAATGGGTCATGCCTGATCGGCCCTATTTGATTCCCTACCGGGTTCGCCAAGGTCGGCTTCAGGTACTACGAATTTTTCATACGCGTCGCCTGCCACCGTCCAATTGGTAA
- a CDS encoding ribbon-helix-helix protein, CopG family, translated as MSVMSLRIPDEIADTLASLSKATGRSKSFLAVDALREYLAREAWQIEEIQKALKEADEGDFATQEEVNAMADKWTANAR; from the coding sequence ATGTCAGTTATGTCCCTGCGCATACCAGACGAAATCGCCGATACCCTCGCGAGTCTTTCCAAAGCAACGGGCCGCAGCAAATCATTTCTGGCCGTGGATGCGCTGCGTGAATACCTGGCCCGTGAAGCGTGGCAAATCGAGGAAATTCAGAAAGCCTTGAAAGAAGCCGATGAAGGTGACTTCGCGACACAAGAAGAAGTGAACGCAATGGCTGACAAGTGGACGGCGAATGCGCGTTGA
- a CDS encoding LysE family translocator codes for MTPSLLMAVLASGFIYGITPGPGVLAVFGIGAAHGRRAGAGFLCGHLLGDVIWCSTALIAIVGAREIGSTAFDVLGVLSGLYLFWLGWRAVRARRSSADAPQGPARQPFWHGILFGLTNPKAYPVAVATFTALLSSRAELLNWSMLPTLIALSFVGGLLAYAILIGVVGARRVRSLYQRHELAITRLCGVMFIGFAINALVHALPGLMPSKA; via the coding sequence ATGACCCCATCGTTGCTAATGGCCGTGCTTGCCTCGGGTTTTATCTACGGCATCACCCCGGGGCCGGGTGTGCTGGCGGTGTTCGGCATTGGCGCGGCCCATGGGCGACGGGCCGGGGCGGGGTTTCTGTGCGGGCATTTGCTCGGTGATGTGATCTGGTGCAGTACGGCGCTGATCGCGATTGTCGGTGCGCGGGAGATCGGCAGTACCGCGTTCGACGTGCTCGGTGTGCTCAGCGGCCTGTACCTGTTCTGGCTCGGCTGGCGTGCGGTGCGCGCCCGGCGCAGCAGCGCTGATGCGCCGCAGGGCCCGGCGCGGCAGCCGTTCTGGCACGGCATTCTGTTTGGTTTGACCAATCCCAAGGCTTATCCGGTGGCGGTGGCGACGTTCACGGCGCTGTTGTCGAGCCGCGCGGAACTGCTCAACTGGTCAATGCTGCCGACGCTGATCGCCCTGAGTTTCGTCGGCGGGTTGCTCGCCTACGCTATTCTCATTGGCGTTGTCGGTGCGCGGCGAGTGCGCAGCTTGTACCAGCGTCATGAACTGGCAATCACCCGGTTGTGCGGGGTGATGTTCATCGGTTTCGCCATCAACGCGCTGGTCCATGCGTTGCCGGGGCTGATGCCGAGCAAGGCTTGA
- a CDS encoding GGDEF domain-containing protein, with translation MENRNSAPLASYIDLLLDAVCAVDKQGRFVFVSAACERIFGYSADEMIGQPMIDMVHPADRQRTLDAAREIMGGEPKLNFENRYLRKDGRVVHILWSARWSEDDQLRIAVARDITERKQAESRQAALYAISEAAHAAEDLLALFKRIHMIIGEWLPALNFSVALYDEHCAQLNFPYHVDDHEPRPEQPGTMTGRLCTEVIRTGQPILLTPDQCTPPAGFEVLLTEQNAPCWLGVPLNSQNGTIGALIVKSIPGGEHYTEQDMELLQYVCAQVATAIERKQLHARLQYMAQYDQLTQLPNRELLRDRLKASLQVARENRGRMALLYVDLDRFKHVNDTHGHAVGDMLLQAVANRLKGCVRETDTVARIGGDEFVVLLHSIRAAGDTDIVVEKIRQVLVQPLRLDGHSVNIQPSIGVARYPDHGTEEKQLFRHADEAMYCAKREHHLRLV, from the coding sequence ATGGAAAACCGAAACTCCGCGCCGCTGGCGAGCTATATCGATCTGTTGCTGGACGCCGTCTGTGCGGTGGATAAACAGGGCCGCTTCGTCTTTGTCAGTGCGGCGTGCGAGCGCATTTTCGGCTACAGCGCCGATGAGATGATCGGCCAGCCGATGATCGACATGGTGCACCCGGCCGATCGCCAGCGCACCCTCGACGCCGCCCGGGAAATCATGGGCGGCGAACCCAAGCTCAACTTCGAAAACCGTTACTTGCGCAAGGATGGCCGCGTGGTGCACATCCTCTGGTCGGCGCGTTGGTCCGAGGACGATCAGTTGCGCATCGCGGTAGCCCGCGACATCACCGAACGCAAGCAGGCCGAATCCCGGCAGGCAGCGTTGTATGCGATTTCCGAGGCGGCCCATGCGGCAGAGGATCTGCTGGCGTTGTTCAAACGCATCCACATGATCATCGGCGAATGGCTGCCAGCACTGAATTTTTCCGTGGCGCTGTACGACGAGCACTGCGCGCAGCTGAATTTCCCTTATCACGTCGATGACCACGAGCCACGGCCCGAACAGCCCGGAACCATGACCGGGCGCTTGTGCACCGAGGTGATTCGCACGGGACAGCCGATCCTGTTGACCCCGGACCAGTGCACACCTCCTGCCGGCTTCGAAGTGCTGTTGACCGAGCAGAACGCTCCGTGTTGGCTGGGTGTGCCGCTGAACTCGCAAAACGGCACCATCGGCGCGTTGATCGTCAAAAGCATTCCGGGCGGCGAGCACTACACCGAGCAAGACATGGAACTGCTGCAATACGTCTGCGCCCAGGTCGCAACCGCTATCGAGCGCAAGCAACTGCATGCCCGCCTGCAATACATGGCCCAGTACGACCAACTGACCCAGTTACCCAACCGTGAACTGCTGCGCGACCGGCTCAAGGCATCACTGCAAGTGGCCCGGGAGAACCGCGGGCGCATGGCGCTGTTGTACGTCGACCTCGACCGCTTCAAGCACGTCAATGACACCCATGGCCACGCGGTCGGCGACATGCTGCTGCAAGCGGTGGCCAACCGGCTCAAGGGCTGTGTGCGGGAAACCGACACCGTGGCACGCATCGGCGGCGATGAGTTCGTGGTGTTGCTGCACAGCATTCGCGCTGCGGGCGATACCGACATCGTGGTCGAGAAAATCCGTCAGGTCCTGGTCCAGCCCCTGCGCCTGGACGGGCACAGCGTGAACATCCAGCCAAGTATCGGCGTCGCCCGATACCCCGATCACGGCACCGAAGAGAAGCAATTGTTCCGGCATGCCGACGAGGCAATGTACTGCGCCAAACGCGAGCATCACCTGCGACTGGTCTGA
- a CDS encoding KGG domain-containing protein encodes MPNSRNSNSGNFTNDRTKASEAGRKGGKTTTTTVDKDPAKPDMGRKGGQKSR; translated from the coding sequence ATGCCTAATTCAAGAAACTCGAACTCGGGAAACTTCACTAACGATCGAACGAAGGCCTCTGAAGCCGGTCGCAAGGGTGGGAAAACCACCACTACGACCGTCGATAAAGACCCGGCGAAACCCGACATGGGTCGCAAGGGCGGTCAGAAATCCCGCTAA
- a CDS encoding DUF4142 domain-containing protein yields MNRMATRLCNASFATLLGLFASSTFAQSPAEFIDEASAKGIADIEASRLAHQKAESKEVKDYTIIVINDRTTANQHLAKIARKLDLPVAPREEIVEKAKALMPQVMDGATFDEAYAASQVKTTQEAIDQLQQEAQTTDVPEIKAFAEETLPKLQNHLQMAKALQASR; encoded by the coding sequence ATGAACCGGATGGCCACCCGATTATGTAATGCCAGTTTTGCCACGTTACTGGGCCTGTTTGCCAGCAGCACCTTTGCCCAGTCGCCCGCCGAATTCATCGACGAGGCCTCGGCAAAAGGGATCGCCGATATCGAAGCGAGTCGTCTGGCGCACCAGAAAGCCGAGTCCAAAGAGGTCAAGGACTACACCATTATTGTCATCAATGACCGCACCACTGCGAACCAGCACCTGGCGAAAATCGCCAGGAAACTGGATTTACCGGTCGCCCCGCGCGAAGAAATTGTCGAAAAGGCCAAAGCCTTGATGCCACAAGTCATGGATGGGGCGACTTTCGATGAGGCCTATGCCGCCAGTCAGGTGAAGACCACCCAGGAAGCCATCGATCAGTTGCAGCAGGAAGCGCAGACCACCGACGTGCCGGAAATCAAGGCGTTCGCCGAAGAAACCCTGCCCAAATTGCAAAATCATCTGCAAATGGCCAAGGCGTTGCAGGCCAGTCGTTGA
- the tam gene encoding trans-aconitate 2-methyltransferase: MSWSAKQYVAFEDERTRPARDLLAAIPAGDVRSAIDIGCGPGNSTELLVERFADARVRGLDSSSDMIDAARKRLPQVQFDVADIDTWNDSGPFDVIFANAVLQWLPDHATLLPSLISKLAPGGSLAVQMPDNLNEHSHRLMREVAADGPWVGKLAGAAGQRTEMADASGYYSILKACCTRVDVWRTTYHHPLAGGASGVVEWFRGSGLRPFLDPLDEAERAQYLKQYQAAIERAYPALADGSVLLPFPRLFIVATR, from the coding sequence ATGAGTTGGTCCGCCAAACAATACGTCGCTTTTGAAGATGAACGCACCCGTCCCGCCCGTGACCTGCTGGCGGCCATCCCCGCCGGGGACGTGCGTTCGGCCATCGATATCGGTTGTGGGCCCGGCAACTCTACCGAGTTGCTGGTGGAGCGTTTTGCCGATGCCAGGGTGCGTGGGCTGGACAGTTCCAGTGACATGATCGATGCCGCTCGCAAGCGCTTGCCGCAGGTGCAGTTCGATGTTGCTGACATCGACACCTGGAATGACAGCGGCCCGTTCGATGTGATTTTCGCCAACGCGGTGTTGCAGTGGCTGCCCGATCACGCCACGTTGCTACCCTCGCTCATTAGCAAACTGGCGCCGGGTGGCAGCCTGGCCGTCCAGATGCCTGACAACCTGAATGAACACTCGCACCGTTTGATGCGTGAAGTCGCCGCTGATGGCCCATGGGTCGGCAAACTGGCGGGCGCCGCTGGGCAACGGACGGAAATGGCCGATGCCAGTGGCTACTATTCGATACTCAAAGCCTGTTGCACCCGCGTCGATGTGTGGCGCACCACTTACCACCATCCGCTGGCAGGTGGCGCGTCTGGCGTGGTGGAGTGGTTCAGGGGCAGTGGCTTGCGGCCGTTTCTCGATCCGCTGGATGAGGCGGAGCGGGCTCAGTATCTGAAGCAGTATCAGGCTGCTATTGAGCGGGCGTATCCGGCCTTGGCCGATGGGTCCGTGCTGCTGCCGTTTCCGCGACTGTTTATCGTCGCGACCCGCTGA
- a CDS encoding short-chain dehydrogenase, with amino-acid sequence MKEFMALTSNADDLPSLFVNTTQPLHSLLSTASYRIRAVTQLLENLAMRGDLTSDSVVLSDFALLCCVPLRDGCDVLDVIARRMDAEPS; translated from the coding sequence ATGAAAGAGTTCATGGCTTTAACCAGCAACGCCGACGATCTACCCTCGCTGTTCGTCAACACTACCCAACCCCTGCACTCCCTGCTCAGCACCGCCAGCTACAGAATTCGCGCCGTGACGCAGCTTCTTGAAAACCTCGCGATGCGCGGGGACCTGACCTCTGACTCAGTTGTACTCAGTGACTTTGCGTTGCTGTGCTGTGTGCCCTTGCGTGACGGTTGCGATGTACTGGATGTGATCGCTCGCCGAATGGACGCAGAACCGTCCTGA
- a CDS encoding Fic family protein — protein sequence MQVGFQTLANRYNIALAQPLRVQSMIGTVRVSRESAGNVENRYPPRYRPADDFAGHFEFGLKYEEIHLEFFARLFAAIGPQPVEDWCRREPFGQYARRTGFLYEWLTGERLEVPDVTNGAYVDVLSPQNYLTRRESLRTRRWRINNNLPGTPDFCPLVRRTEPVREALQFDLRAALDELDQAFGSDILMRTASWLTFKESRASFLIEKEADQADRIQRFAHVIAQHCGHIDAPLSNDTLRSLQAGILGHDAIGLGLRRSPVFVGQATMREDIVHYIAPHFEELTPLLEGLNEFEVATRGAESVARAAVLAFGFVYIHPMRDGNGRIHRFLINDTLIRDKAVPDGVILPVSATITSSIDFRAGYDRTLEVFSRPFMRRYAAAYRFGELVTYEDGTLSNFNFDEYVDASFAWRYPDLTEHVLYTARVVEHTIRTEMADEARVLVIFQRAQEQLKEVIEMPDQDANRIIRSIKENGWKVSGKLKKGYPILEDERTAQRVVDAVHSAFEDRLMGAGEE from the coding sequence ATGCAAGTCGGTTTCCAGACCCTCGCGAACCGTTACAACATCGCATTGGCACAGCCTCTGCGCGTACAGTCGATGATTGGCACCGTACGTGTCAGCCGTGAAAGCGCCGGAAACGTGGAGAACAGGTATCCGCCACGCTACCGCCCTGCAGACGATTTCGCAGGGCATTTCGAGTTCGGTCTCAAATACGAAGAGATTCATCTCGAGTTCTTTGCTCGCCTGTTTGCGGCCATAGGCCCGCAACCTGTTGAAGACTGGTGTCGACGAGAGCCTTTTGGCCAGTATGCCCGTCGCACAGGATTCCTCTACGAATGGCTGACAGGAGAACGTCTGGAGGTGCCTGATGTGACCAATGGCGCCTATGTTGATGTACTTTCACCACAAAATTACCTGACTCGTCGCGAGTCGTTGCGAACGCGACGCTGGCGAATCAATAACAATCTGCCGGGAACACCCGACTTCTGCCCCTTGGTTCGTCGTACCGAGCCAGTGCGGGAGGCCTTGCAATTCGATCTGCGTGCGGCATTGGATGAGTTGGATCAAGCCTTTGGTTCCGACATCCTGATGCGAACGGCCAGTTGGCTGACGTTCAAGGAATCGCGCGCGAGCTTTCTCATCGAAAAGGAAGCCGACCAGGCCGATCGCATCCAGCGGTTTGCGCATGTCATTGCCCAGCACTGCGGCCATATAGATGCCCCATTGAGCAACGACACCCTTCGATCCCTGCAAGCCGGCATTCTGGGCCACGATGCCATCGGACTAGGCTTGCGACGCTCCCCTGTCTTCGTGGGACAAGCCACAATGCGCGAAGACATCGTGCATTACATTGCCCCGCACTTTGAAGAACTTACCCCGCTACTGGAAGGCCTCAACGAATTCGAGGTCGCAACGCGTGGTGCCGAGTCAGTGGCACGTGCCGCGGTGCTTGCATTCGGCTTCGTGTACATCCATCCCATGCGTGACGGCAACGGCCGGATTCATCGCTTCCTGATCAACGACACCTTGATCCGGGACAAGGCAGTGCCCGACGGAGTGATTCTGCCCGTGTCAGCCACGATCACCAGTTCTATCGATTTCAGGGCCGGCTACGATCGTACGCTTGAAGTATTCTCACGACCGTTCATGCGCCGTTACGCGGCAGCCTATCGGTTTGGCGAACTGGTGACCTACGAGGACGGGACGCTTAGCAATTTCAACTTCGATGAATACGTAGACGCAAGCTTTGCCTGGCGGTACCCAGACCTGACCGAGCACGTTCTCTACACCGCACGCGTTGTCGAACATACGATTCGTACGGAGATGGCAGATGAGGCCAGAGTACTGGTGATCTTTCAGCGAGCGCAGGAACAACTCAAAGAAGTGATCGAAATGCCGGATCAGGATGCCAATCGCATCATCCGCTCGATCAAGGAAAACGGTTGGAAGGTCTCCGGTAAGCTGAAAAAAGGGTACCCAATACTTGAAGATGAGCGCACGGCGCAACGTGTTGTGGATGCAGTGCATTCTGCGTTTGAGGATCGATTGATGGGGGCCGGTGAAGAGTGA
- a CDS encoding alpha/beta hydrolase has protein sequence MRPEIAVLDIQGQYRVYTEFYRADAAEKTIILVNGSMATTASFAQTVKNLHPQFNVVCYDQPYAGRSKAHNLHEKMLTKEIEGQILLELIDHFAAEHVLSFSWGGAATMMALSQRPRRIEKAVISSFSPVINAHMLDYLERGVEHLGNLDRDRVGHLVNDTIGKHLPSLFKRFNYRHVSSLAEHEYGQMHFHINDVLHSDRQCYLHAAKKIDVPVLFLNGEWDEYTAADDARLFAGHVQHSTFSTLQATGHFLDMEHKAACRDSRNALMGFLKPAQHESRPRYHNVQEHHALAS, from the coding sequence ATGAGGCCAGAAATCGCTGTGCTGGATATACAGGGTCAGTATCGGGTTTACACGGAGTTCTATCGCGCAGACGCCGCAGAGAAGACCATTATCTTGGTCAACGGCTCGATGGCCACGACTGCGTCGTTTGCACAAACCGTGAAAAACCTCCATCCGCAGTTCAACGTCGTCTGCTACGACCAGCCCTACGCGGGCCGGTCAAAAGCCCACAACCTGCATGAAAAAATGCTCACCAAGGAAATCGAAGGGCAGATCCTCCTTGAGCTGATCGACCACTTCGCCGCCGAACACGTGCTGTCGTTTTCCTGGGGCGGTGCCGCGACCATGATGGCGTTGTCGCAACGGCCACGGCGCATCGAAAAAGCCGTGATCAGCTCGTTCTCCCCAGTGATCAACGCGCACATGCTCGACTACCTCGAGCGCGGCGTCGAACACCTGGGCAACCTGGACCGCGACCGGGTCGGGCACCTGGTGAACGACACCATCGGCAAACACCTGCCGTCGTTGTTCAAGCGCTTCAACTATCGCCACGTCAGCTCCCTGGCCGAACATGAGTACGGGCAGATGCACTTCCACATCAACGACGTGCTGCACAGCGATCGCCAGTGCTACCTCCACGCGGCGAAAAAAATCGACGTGCCGGTGCTGTTCCTCAACGGCGAATGGGACGAATACACCGCCGCCGACGACGCCCGATTGTTCGCCGGCCACGTGCAACACAGCACGTTCAGCACCCTTCAGGCCACCGGCCACTTTCTCGACATGGAGCACAAAGCCGCCTGCCGAGACAGCCGCAACGCACTGATGGGCTTCCTGAAACCAGCGCAACACGAAAGCCGACCGCGTTACCACAACGTCCAGGAACACCATGCATTGGCAAGCTGA
- a CDS encoding pseudouridine synthase — protein MRVDRFLSNLPCFNRKQVRLLLVEKRVRVDGKIVSDPHSEVREFSRVEVDNDVLQVGKPLRHFMLHKPAGCVSATRDPQHPTVLDLIHEPDKDELHIAGRLDFNTTGLMLITNDGSWSRRLTQPQTKLPKVYYVETEQDIGPEYAITFSQGLYFAFEDLTTQPAGLELLGPKCARLSIVEGRYHQVKRMFGHFNNKVMRLHRECMGPLVLDDALKPGEYRPLSDEETGSI, from the coding sequence ATGCGTGTCGACCGTTTTCTCAGCAACCTGCCGTGCTTCAACCGTAAGCAGGTACGCCTGTTGCTGGTGGAAAAACGCGTCAGGGTTGACGGAAAAATCGTCAGTGACCCGCACAGCGAAGTCCGCGAATTCAGCCGCGTCGAAGTCGACAACGACGTGCTGCAAGTCGGCAAACCCCTGCGCCACTTCATGCTGCACAAGCCCGCCGGATGCGTCAGCGCCACTCGGGATCCGCAACACCCGACCGTGCTCGATTTGATCCATGAACCGGACAAGGACGAGCTGCACATCGCCGGACGCCTGGACTTCAACACCACCGGCCTGATGCTGATCACCAACGACGGCAGCTGGTCGCGGCGCCTGACCCAACCGCAGACCAAACTGCCCAAGGTCTATTACGTCGAAACCGAGCAGGACATCGGCCCCGAATACGCGATCACGTTCAGCCAAGGGCTGTACTTCGCCTTCGAAGACCTCACCACGCAACCGGCCGGGCTAGAGCTGCTCGGGCCAAAATGCGCACGCCTGAGCATCGTCGAAGGCCGCTATCACCAGGTCAAGCGCATGTTCGGCCACTTCAACAACAAGGTGATGCGCCTGCACCGCGAATGCATGGGGCCGCTGGTACTCGACGACGCGTTGAAACCGGGCGAATACCGCCCGCTGAGCGATGAAGAGACCGGATCGATCTAA
- a CDS encoding cysteine-rich CWC family protein produces MSLPDLCPACGAPNDCTLADPRTADRACWCYGVSIDPAVLQALPAELRDVSCLCPRCAEVEAQLQAASESI; encoded by the coding sequence ATGAGCCTGCCTGACCTCTGCCCCGCCTGCGGCGCCCCCAACGACTGCACCCTGGCCGATCCGCGAACCGCTGACCGCGCCTGCTGGTGCTACGGCGTCAGCATCGACCCGGCCGTGCTCCAGGCGCTGCCGGCAGAACTGCGCGACGTCTCGTGCCTGTGCCCGCGCTGCGCCGAGGTCGAGGCGCAGTTGCAAGCAGCGTCCGAATCGATCTAG